One Rhipicephalus microplus isolate Deutch F79 chromosome 4, USDA_Rmic, whole genome shotgun sequence genomic window carries:
- the LOC142814252 gene encoding uncharacterized protein LOC142814252 translates to MVSRAVCPTCHTAGLVVRDTASKRKGLSSFLELHCDNSECPESVVSAAHSSRRVLPERQPTDAGDDWSYRSGSSRDSFAVNVKVVVASRAIGIGHEQLSRFCAILGLPIPMHHKTFIAIGKKVHAAATKAVQENLAKARMITKEKVHGADVAVMYDGTWQKRGHKSHNGIGTAVSVDTGLCLDFEVLSNYCLACSRHQDLGDEEEIWQAFHTPVCEKNTECSSRAMETEAALRIWGRTSSYTTPLRFTKFLSDGDSKAYTAVAEAKVYGEAVVDKEECTNHVAKRLGTALRKLPTRLPRGEKLTDGTIQKLQNYYRIAITNNRGDILKMHRAIWASYFHSSSSNTAGSHRYCPEGATSWCKHRRAEALGEAPPDHTPILTKAQGLAVLPIYKRLTDEKLLVRCIQGKTQNAAESLNSKIWLLCPKTKFASRTTVETAAAMAVLWFNKGHSSFEDVLEELGVVPPDQLITLGQSRDQRRIERMSACETAEARAHRRNVAKKARLDDSLLKRREGSTYGAGQF, encoded by the coding sequence atggtaagccgtgctgtttgtccaacatgccacaccgctggactcgtcgttcgcgacaccgcaaGTAAACGCAAAGGCCTCTCTTCGTTCCTCGAGCTGCACTGTGATAACAGTGAGTGTCCTGAGTCAGTGGTTTCTGCCGCGCATAGTTCGCGGCGTGTTCTGCCGGAAAGACAGCCCACCGATGCCGGTGATGACTGGAGCTACCGaagcggcagctcgcgcgacagcttcgctgtcaatgtgaaggtagttgtggcttcgcgtgcaataggcattgggcatgaacagctgtcgcgtttttgcgctattcttggactgccaatacctatgcatcataagacttttattgcaatcggcaaaaaagttcatgctgcagctaccaaagctgtgcaagaaaacctggcgaaagcgcggatgataactaaagagaaagtgcatggggctgatgttgctgtcatgtatgatggcacatggcaaaaaagagggcacaagagccacaatggcatcggcactgctgtgtctgtggacactggtttgtgcctagattttgaagtgctatcgaattactgccttgcttgtagccggcaccaggacttgggtgatgaggaagaaatatggcaagcattccacacacctgtctgcgaaaaaaatacagagtgctcctctcgtgccatggagactgaggcagctttgcgcatatggggcaggacatcctcatacacaacaccattgcgcttcaccaagttcctcagtgatggggacagcaaagcttataccgctgtcgctgaggccaaggtatatggtgaagctgttgtggacaaggaggagtgcacaaaccatgtggccaagcgtctaggcactgcacttcggaaactgccaacacgacttccacgaggggaaaagctgacagatggcacaattcagaagctgcagaactattaccgtattgcaattacaaacaacagaggtgatattctgaaaatgcatcgtgccatctgggcctcatatttccattcatcatcgagcaacacagcaggcagccaccgatactgtccagaaggggcgacttcctggtgcaagcataggcgagccgaagcgcttggggaggccccacccgaccacacaccaatcttgaccaaggctcaaggattggctgtgcttcccatttacaagcggctcacagatgaaaagttgctggtgcgttgtatccaagggaagacccaaaacgctgcagaatctttgaacagcaaaatctggttgttgtgtccgaagactaagtttgcctcccggacaacagtggaaactgcagctgctatggccgtgttgtggttcaataaaggacattcaagctttgaagacgtgctagaggagcttggtgtagtcccaccagatcaactgatcaccctgggccaatcccgcgaccagaggagaatcgaaagaatgtctgcgtgtgaaacagccgaggcaagggcccatcggcggaacgtggcaaagaaagcgcgccttgatgactcccttctcaagcggcgagaaggatccacatatggagcaggacaattttag